The Chloroflexota bacterium sequence GGCACCGGGCAGCGCCCAAGGAAGCCGCGCCCGCCGTCCACTAGGATGTTCTGCCCGCTGATGAACTCCGCGGCGGGCGAAAGCAAGAAGGCCACCGCCCCCGCGATGTTCGCAGGGAGGCCCTTGCGCCCCAGCGGCGTCATCTTGATCGTCTCATCTATATAGTCGGGTCGCAGCGCATTGCTCTTCGTGGAGAGCGGCGTGATGATGGAGCCAGGCGAGACGCTGTTCACCCGGATGCCGTAGCGCCCCAGCTCGCCGTTCAGCGATTGACTCAAATTGATGAGCCCCGCCTTCATGGAGCCGTACAGCGCCAGGTTCTCGTGCCCCCACATGCCGCCGATGGAGGCGATGCTGACGATGGCTCCGCCTTTCCCTTGCTTAATCATCTGGTTCGCCACCGCCCGCGTCACCAGGTAGACGGACTTGGCGTTCATCACGTAGATCGCCTCCCACTGCTCCTCCGTTGTCGCGTAGATCGGCCGCGGCCCCACGCCCGCCGTCCCGCCCACGTTGTTCGCCAGCAGGTCAACCTGCCCGAACTCCTTCACCACCTTCTGCACCATCGCCTCCACAGAGGCCTGGCTGCGCACGTCCACGGAGACGCCGATGGCCTTCTGCCCGCGCGCCTGCGCCTCGGCCACCGTCTGCTCCCGCGTCATCTCGTTGATCTCCGCCACGGCCACATGCGCGCCTAGGTTCGTCAGCGCCTCCACGATCCCCTTGCCGATGCCCTGCCCTCCCCCGGTGACGATGGCCTTCTTGCCCGTCAGGAGATATGCCTCTGGTGTGATCATCGTAATCATGGGTTGCCTCGCGTAGTCTATGGTTGGTCTGTCATGAAGCTTCCGCCTCAGTCCCTCTTCCCTGAGGGGGAGGGGGTTAGGTCGCCTTCGCCTATCGGAACGGCACCGTGTAGTGGACGTTGTAGCCGGAGTCCACCCACAGCGTCTGTCCCGTGATATGCCGCGATTCGTCCGATGCCAGGAACGTCGCCGCGTAGGCGATGTCCTCCGGGTCGTTGATGCCCAGCAGGCCCTTCGTCTCGTACGATTTCCCAAAGCCGCCCTGGTCCTGGAAGCGCGCCTGGATGCGCGCCGTCTTCGTGCCGCCCGGCACGAGCAGGTTCGCCCGCACCTGCTGCGGCAGGTACTGCATCGCGATGGTGCGCATCAGCGCCTTCAGGCTCCCCTTGGCCGTCGCGTAGGCGTTGTAGTTGATCGCCCCATCCAGCGCCACGGAGGCCGTATAGAGGATGGAACCTCGCCCGTTCTTCACCATGTGCGGCAGGGCGTACTTCGTGCAGTAGAAGGAGCCGTTCAGGTTCACGTCCAGCGTCTCGTGCCAGACCTCCAGCGGCAGCTCCGCCGCGCCCACCTTCTCCACGATCGAGTACCCGGCGTTGTTGTACATGATGTCCAGCTTGCCGAAGGCGGCGACGGTCTCGTTCACCATCTTCTCCACCTCCTGCGCGTTGCGGACGTTGGTGACGAGGGCCTTCACCGTCCCAAGCGACTTCAGCTCCTTCTCCGCGTTCGCGCTCGCCTCCGGATCCTTATCCGCTATGACGACCTTCGCCCCCTCCTTCAGGAACATCTGCGCTCCGGCGAAGCCGATCCCTCGCGCGCCGCCGGTGATCACCGCCACTTTGCCTGCCAATCGTCCTGCCATCGTCTGCTCCTTCGCGGGTTATGCGCCCGCCTCCCATAATTCAACGACCCCTTCGCCCAACAGCCGGTCATACTCCTCGTTGGTATACCCCAGGAATCGTTTGTATACAAGCTCCGAATGTTCGCCAAGGCACGGCGCGGCCATCCGCACGCTCCCCGGCGTCGCCGAAAGCCTCGGCGCCAGCATCTCGCTGTGGTGCGGCCCTATCTCGGTGTGCGTCACCGTGCCGTAGTGCCCGCGATGGTTCAGCTGCGGGTCCTCGAAGAGCCCTTGCTGATCGTGGGCCAACCCGGCGGAGACGCCCGCCGCCTGCATCGCCGCCATCACGTCCTTCGCCTCACGCCTCGTCGTCCATTCCGCGATGAGCGCGTCCAGCGCGTCGCTATTCTTGCACCGCTCCAGCGCCGTGGCGAAGCGCCGCTCCCGCGTCCACGCCGGGTTGCCGATCACCGTGCAGAAGGCGTGCCACTCCTCTTGGGAAAAGACCCCGATGGCGATCCACCGGTCGTTCCCCTTGCAGGGGTAAGCCCCGTGGGGCGCGGCGCGCGGCAGGTCGCCCGCCATCAGCTTGTTCCCGGCCCGCGTCTGGTTGCGCCCGTTCATCGTGTAGTCAACGATGGCGTCGCCCAGCAGATAGACGGATGTCTCGAACTGCGAAAGGTCAATATATTGCCCCTTGCCCGTTCGCGCCCGGTAGTCCAGGGCGGCGGAGAGGGCAAGCGAGCCGAACTGCGGCGATGTGGCGTCCGTGTAGACGATGCTCACGCCGCTGGGCGCGCCGTCGGGATAGCCGGTCAGGTTCGCGAAGCCCACCAGCCCCGCCAGCATCGGCCCCAGCCCGGGCAGCGAGGCCTGCGGTCCCGTCTGCCCTTGGATGGAGAGAGAGATCATGATGATGCCGGGGTTGATCTGCTTCACCGATCCGTAGTCCAGCCCCCATTTCGCCATCTGCCCCGGCGTGAAGTTCTCGATGAGCACGTCCGCCCACTCGATGAGCCGCCGCGCCGCTTTCAGGCCGGAAGGCTTGTTCAGATTCATCGTGATGCCGTACTTGTTGATATTGCAGGCGGCGAAGTAGGCGCTCTGGTTGATGGAGAACTTCCCCTTCCAGAAGGGCGGCCCCTTCCGCAGGCCGTCCACCTTGCCCATGGACTCCACCTTCACCACCGTCGCGCCGTAATCGGCGAGCCACCGTGCCGTCATCGGCCCGGCGGCGATCCACGAGAAATCGGCGACTTTGACCCCGGCGAGCGGCCCGGCGGGCGCGCCCTGCTTGCTCATGCCACACCCGCCGCGCGCAGGACGGCCTGCTCCGCTTTGCCCAGGCCCAAGACGCCATCCAGGATCTCACCGTTGTGCTCGCCAAGCAGCGGCGGCCGTCCCTTCGCCTGCCAGGGCGATTCGGAAAAGATGAAAGGCGCGCCGATGGTCTTCACCGGCCTATCGAACGCCGGATGCTCCACCTCCACAAAGTAGCCGCGCGCCTGCAATTGCTCGTTCTTCGCGATGTCCGATGGCGTGTTCACCGGGTAGACCCACAGCCCGTGCTTCACCGCCATCTCAAAGATCTCCGCCTTCGTGTGGCGCATCTGCCAGTTGACGAAGACCTCCTCAACTCGGTGCACCTGCGCCTCCGTCGGCTCCCACTGCCCCGGCAGCGCGCCGAAGGGGCTGGCATCCAACCACTTGGGGTCCACCAGCTCCTCCGCCACGCCGTCCGCCTTCATCAGCCCCAGCAGCGGCGGAAAGGCCGTGCCGAAGATGGCGGCGTTCGCCGTGTAGCCGTCCTTGCACGGCGCCAGCGTCAGCGGCTTATAGTGCCCGAAGTTCATCCGGTCGCCCGTGCGCGCCACGTTCGTCTTGTGCATCGTCCACCAGGAGGTGATGGAGCCGGGCCCGTTGAGGCAGAACTTCACCGCCTCCTGGATGGAAAGGTCAACGCGCTGGCCCTCCCCCGTTCGCGTCCGGTGGAAGAGCGCGAAGCACGTCCCCGTCGTCGCTTGCAGATTGGATGTCAGATAGGCCTGCGGCGGCCCCATGCGCACCGGCGGCCGGGTCGGCTCGCCCAGGAGAAACATCACACCCCCCAGCGCCATCAGCACCAGGTCGCTCCACTTGTAGCCGCTGTACGGCCCCGTCTCGCCGAAGCCCGTGACGCTCGTCATCACCAGGGAGGGGTTCTCCCGCTTCAGCGTCCCGTAGTCCAGCCCCAAGCTCTCCAGCAGGCCCGGCGGCTGGCTCGTGAGAAAGACATCCGCCGTCTTGATGAGCCGCCGCGCCAGCTCACGCCCCTGGGCCTGCTGCACGTCCAGGGTGATGCTCTTCTTCCCGGCGTTGAAGACCCAAAAGGCCAGGCTCCGCTCCGGGTGCGGCTCGTCCTTGTAGAAGGGGCCGAAACCGCGGACCGGGTCGCCCCCAGGCGCCTCGATCTTGATGACCTCCGCGCCCAGTCCCGCAAGAATCCGCCCGGTGAACTGGCCCCCTTCGCCCGCGAATTCGACGACGCGGTAGCCCGTCAGCGGGCCCGGTCGGGTCATCGCGCGCTCTTCGCCGGGCGGAACTTCGGCAGCGTGATCTGCTCGGTGACCTTCTCGAAGACCACTTCCACCGGCATCCCGATCTTGATCTGGTCGTTGGGGCACTCCACCATGTTGCTGATCATCCTCGTCCCCTCTTCCAACTGCACCAGGATCACGTTGTACGGCACCTTGTCCTGGAAGGCCGGCAGCACCGGCGGGTGGACGATGATCCAGGAGTAGATCGTCCCCTTGCCGGAGGCCTGCACCCATGTCCACTTCATCGTGCCGCAGTGTGGACAGCCCATCGTGGGGAAGTGCCGCAGGCGGTTGCAGCCGCCGCACTTCTGGATCAGCAGCTTCCCTTGCTTCGCCGCCTCCCAGTATTCGCGGTCCTCGTCGGACGGGACGGGAACAACAACAGGTTTCGATTGGGTCGTCATGATGGCTGGCTCCCAAGGATGAAGGCGCTGGTGGGGCTGAAGTTGCCGCTGGCCACCAGCACCACTTCGGCATCCTTCACCTGGCTGGTGGAGGTCCCGCGGATCTGCCGCACCGCCTCCGTGATGAGGTTGAAGCCGTGGAGGTAGATCTCGGAAAGGCTCCCGCCGCTCGTGTTCGTCGGGATGGCGCCGTTCGGCCACTGCATATTGCCCGCCGCCACAAAATCGCCCGCCTCGCCGCGCTTGCAGAAGCCGAAGTCCTCCAGGCCGATGAGCACCCTAGGCGTGAAGGCGTCGTAGATCATCGCCGCATCCACGTCCTTGGGGCCCACGCCGGCCCGTCCGTAGATCATCTTCGCCACCGCCGCCGATTCCGTGGAGAAGAGCGATTCCTTGTAATAATTCGTCCCCGGCACCGTCATGAAGACGTTCGCGTTCCCCGTGGATAGGATGTAGGCGGGCTTCTGCTTTAGCGCCTTCGCCCGCTCCACGCTCGTCACCACGATCGCCGCTCCGCCGTCCGTCTCCAGACAGCAATCGAAGAGCCGCAGCGGCTCCGCGATCCAGCGCGCCGCCAGGTAGTCCTGCATCGTCAGCGGCTCCCGCATCAGCGCCGCGGGATTCCGCATCGCGTGGGCGCGCTCCGCCAGCGCCACGTGGCCGAAGTGCTCATACGTGATGCCGTACTCGTACATGTAGCGGCGCGCGATGACCGCCATCTCCTGCACCGCCGCGATGAGCCCGTACGGGTTGCTGAACTTCTTCCCCAGCTCCCGCACCTGCATGGACATCTTCTCCCAGGGGCGTCCGCCTTCGAACTGCCCCGGCCCGCCGGACGATTGCTTCCCGCGGTTGCGCGCGCGGAAGACCACCACGTAGTTCGCCAGGCCGCCCTTGATCGCCAGGTCCGCCATCTGCACGGCGTTCGACCCGGCATTGCCGCCCCCGGGCGCCACGGAGAAATAGCTGAGCTGCGGGATCCCGAGGTTGTAGGCCAGCTGCCACTCGGAGTTCGTGTCCAGGGAGTAGCGGACGATGCCGTCCACATCCTTCATGGAGATGCCGGCGTCCGCCACGGCGTTCTGGATCGCCTGATAGGCGACCGCCGCCTCGCTTATCCCGATCTTTCTCGAAAAGGCCGTCTGTCCGATGCCGACGATAGCCGATTGCGCAGGCATAACACCTCCGATTGGGACGCCCTCACCAGGGTGCCATATTCATACTCTCCTGCGACGGGAAAGGCAAGCCTTGCGCCCCAAAAAGAAGGCCCTGCGGGGTCATCCGCAGGGCCTTTAGAACGCGTCGGTTCACCTGCCCGTCAGCTAAGCCACATGCTCTCCCACTGCTGCGCGCCCCAGAACGGCCACTGGTTGCGGACGTTGTAGATCTCCCCGTTCAGCTGCTCGCGGTAGATGCAAAAGTTGCCCATGCTCCCAAGGCCGATGCGGTAGAGCTTCCCAGCGTCCGCCTGATAGATCTGCCGCAAGATCTGGCGGCGCTTCGCCGGGTCCGTCTCGACCCGCTGCTGCTCCAGCAGCTTGTCCAGCTCCGGATCGTTCGCCAGCTCAGGGCTATAGTGCGAGTAGAGGGCCGAATACGTGTCGCCGTCCGCGGTGAATCGGGAGGTGGCGCTGTTCCATATGATCGTCTCGGGCGTCCCTTTCTTCATCTGATAGGTGGAGGCCATCTGCATCCACGTCGCCGTATCCAGCGGCCTCAGCTCGATGGTGATGCCCACCTCCTTCGCCGATTCCTTCCATATCTCCGCCTGCGGCCCGATGTTCTGCCGCAGCTGCGGAGGATAGTGCCAGATGATCGTGATCCCCTCCGGGTAGCCCGCCAGCGTGAGGAGCCGCTTCGCCCCCGTGGGATTGTATTGGTACCACGGCCCCGCCTCTTCCATCTTCAGCGGTTGGTCAAAGGCCCACACGAAGGGGATCGGCGGGCCAACCTGCCCCGTGCCGCCCAGGTACCACAAGCCCTCCGCCGTCACCTGCAGGATCGTCTCCCGGTGAACGGACATGGAGATCGCGCGGCGGACGTTGATGTCCCGTCCAAGCGGACTGTCCAGCCGCATCGCGATGTAATCGTTCCCAGTCCCAGGCACGGAGGCCAGACGCGCGTTCGGGAACGTCTCCATGATGGACTTGCGAAGGTCCTTCTGGCCCGCCAGATGCGATGTCGCCCCTTGGCCGTAGAGGGTCTGCCCCGTTCGGAAGGCCGCGATCCCCGCTGTGAAGTCCGGGATCGAGATGATGCGTATCGAATCAATATAGGGAAGCTGCGTCCCCCGGGCATCCCTGCGCCAGTAGTCCGGGTTGCGCTTCAAGCTCCATTCGATCTCCTTCTTCATATCGGAGATCAGGTACGGCCCGGTGCCTATGGGATTCTCCTGGTTCGGATTGTCCTTTGCCAGGACGACGGAGGTATGGAAGGCCACCGTCCCCACCAGGAAATCCACGTTCCCGTTCGTCGCCGTCACGCGCACCGTCCGCGGGTCCACCACCTGCGCGGAGGCCATGGACTGCCAGTTGCGGTTTCCGAAGTACGCCGCCTCCTTCTTGAAGCTCTCGAAGGAGAAGACTACATCGTCCGCGTTCACCTCACGCCCGTTCACCGGCGCGACGTTCTGGAACTTCACCCGAGGCCGCA is a genomic window containing:
- a CDS encoding glucose 1-dehydrogenase; translated protein: MITMITPEAYLLTGKKAIVTGGGQGIGKGIVEALTNLGAHVAVAEINEMTREQTVAEAQARGQKAIGVSVDVRSQASVEAMVQKVVKEFGQVDLLANNVGGTAGVGPRPIYATTEEQWEAIYVMNAKSVYLVTRAVANQMIKQGKGGAIVSIASIGGMWGHENLALYGSMKAGLINLSQSLNGELGRYGIRVNSVSPGSIITPLSTKSNALRPDYIDETIKMTPLGRKGLPANIAGAVAFLLSPAAEFISGQNILVDGGRGFLGRCPVPKYVEGASA
- a CDS encoding SDR family oxidoreductase, whose amino-acid sequence is MAGRLAGKVAVITGGARGIGFAGAQMFLKEGAKVVIADKDPEASANAEKELKSLGTVKALVTNVRNAQEVEKMVNETVAAFGKLDIMYNNAGYSIVEKVGAAELPLEVWHETLDVNLNGSFYCTKYALPHMVKNGRGSILYTASVALDGAINYNAYATAKGSLKALMRTIAMQYLPQQVRANLLVPGGTKTARIQARFQDQGGFGKSYETKGLLGINDPEDIAYAATFLASDESRHITGQTLWVDSGYNVHYTVPFR
- a CDS encoding CoA transferase — encoded protein: MSKQGAPAGPLAGVKVADFSWIAAGPMTARWLADYGATVVKVESMGKVDGLRKGPPFWKGKFSINQSAYFAACNINKYGITMNLNKPSGLKAARRLIEWADVLIENFTPGQMAKWGLDYGSVKQINPGIIMISLSIQGQTGPQASLPGLGPMLAGLVGFANLTGYPDGAPSGVSIVYTDATSPQFGSLALSAALDYRARTGKGQYIDLSQFETSVYLLGDAIVDYTMNGRNQTRAGNKLMAGDLPRAAPHGAYPCKGNDRWIAIGVFSQEEWHAFCTVIGNPAWTRERRFATALERCKNSDALDALIAEWTTRREAKDVMAAMQAAGVSAGLAHDQQGLFEDPQLNHRGHYGTVTHTEIGPHHSEMLAPRLSATPGSVRMAAPCLGEHSELVYKRFLGYTNEEYDRLLGEGVVELWEAGA
- a CDS encoding CoA transferase, which codes for MTRPGPLTGYRVVEFAGEGGQFTGRILAGLGAEVIKIEAPGGDPVRGFGPFYKDEPHPERSLAFWVFNAGKKSITLDVQQAQGRELARRLIKTADVFLTSQPPGLLESLGLDYGTLKRENPSLVMTSVTGFGETGPYSGYKWSDLVLMALGGVMFLLGEPTRPPVRMGPPQAYLTSNLQATTGTCFALFHRTRTGEGQRVDLSIQEAVKFCLNGPGSITSWWTMHKTNVARTGDRMNFGHYKPLTLAPCKDGYTANAAIFGTAFPPLLGLMKADGVAEELVDPKWLDASPFGALPGQWEPTEAQVHRVEEVFVNWQMRHTKAEIFEMAVKHGLWVYPVNTPSDIAKNEQLQARGYFVEVEHPAFDRPVKTIGAPFIFSESPWQAKGRPPLLGEHNGEILDGVLGLGKAEQAVLRAAGVA
- a CDS encoding Zn-ribbon domain-containing OB-fold protein, with protein sequence MTTQSKPVVVPVPSDEDREYWEAAKQGKLLIQKCGGCNRLRHFPTMGCPHCGTMKWTWVQASGKGTIYSWIIVHPPVLPAFQDKVPYNVILVQLEEGTRMISNMVECPNDQIKIGMPVEVVFEKVTEQITLPKFRPAKSAR
- a CDS encoding lipid-transfer protein, whose product is MPAQSAIVGIGQTAFSRKIGISEAAVAYQAIQNAVADAGISMKDVDGIVRYSLDTNSEWQLAYNLGIPQLSYFSVAPGGGNAGSNAVQMADLAIKGGLANYVVVFRARNRGKQSSGGPGQFEGGRPWEKMSMQVRELGKKFSNPYGLIAAVQEMAVIARRYMYEYGITYEHFGHVALAERAHAMRNPAALMREPLTMQDYLAARWIAEPLRLFDCCLETDGGAAIVVTSVERAKALKQKPAYILSTGNANVFMTVPGTNYYKESLFSTESAAVAKMIYGRAGVGPKDVDAAMIYDAFTPRVLIGLEDFGFCKRGEAGDFVAAGNMQWPNGAIPTNTSGGSLSEIYLHGFNLITEAVRQIRGTSTSQVKDAEVVLVASGNFSPTSAFILGSQPS
- a CDS encoding ABC transporter substrate-binding protein, which translates into the protein MGLIAALIVAACGGNAEGPTHTPRPAAATATAIAKPTTPPTVPATLPPLPTATPSPTTLFMQRLTGDGIGGTRYYTNPPNPLLTPRVGGSATISNNGYPPSLNTLKSGSVNTLMGMHPLHNRLIRCAYGLEMKSYHPWTCELTGDLAESWSVGADGKSYDFKLRPRVKFQNVAPVNGREVNADDVVFSFESFKKEAAYFGNRNWQSMASAQVVDPRTVRVTATNGNVDFLVGTVAFHTSVVLAKDNPNQENPIGTGPYLISDMKKEIEWSLKRNPDYWRRDARGTQLPYIDSIRIISIPDFTAGIAAFRTGQTLYGQGATSHLAGQKDLRKSIMETFPNARLASVPGTGNDYIAMRLDSPLGRDINVRRAISMSVHRETILQVTAEGLWYLGGTGQVGPPIPFVWAFDQPLKMEEAGPWYQYNPTGAKRLLTLAGYPEGITIIWHYPPQLRQNIGPQAEIWKESAKEVGITIELRPLDTATWMQMASTYQMKKGTPETIIWNSATSRFTADGDTYSALYSHYSPELANDPELDKLLEQQRVETDPAKRRQILRQIYQADAGKLYRIGLGSMGNFCIYREQLNGEIYNVRNQWPFWGAQQWESMWLS